A portion of the Oscillospiraceae bacterium genome contains these proteins:
- the hpt gene encoding hypoxanthine phosphoribosyltransferase: MSMNDDIKTVLVSEEQLKAKVAELGARISKDYEGKNLVLVSILKGSVVFMADLMRAVTIPCSIDFMVVSSYGGSNTVTSGLVKIIKDLDGDLSGKDVLIVEDILDTGVTLSKLVPMLKMRNPNSVKICTILDKPSRRKADIQPDYEGFQVPDEFVVGYGLDYDEKYRNLPYVGVLKPEIYTK, encoded by the coding sequence ATGAGCATGAATGATGACATCAAGACCGTTCTGGTCTCGGAAGAACAGCTGAAAGCCAAGGTTGCGGAGCTGGGTGCACGCATCAGCAAGGACTACGAGGGCAAAAACCTCGTGCTGGTGTCCATCCTGAAGGGATCGGTGGTCTTTATGGCCGACCTGATGCGGGCAGTGACCATTCCCTGCAGCATCGACTTCATGGTGGTGTCCAGCTACGGCGGCAGCAACACCGTGACCAGCGGTCTGGTCAAGATCATCAAGGATCTGGACGGTGATCTGTCCGGCAAGGATGTGCTGATCGTGGAGGACATCCTCGACACCGGTGTCACCCTGTCCAAGCTGGTGCCCATGCTCAAGATGCGCAACCCCAACTCGGTCAAGATCTGCACCATCCTCGACAAGCCCAGCCGCCGCAAGGCCGACATTCAGCCCGATTACGAGGGCTTCCAGGTGCCGGACGAGTTCGTGGTGGGCTATGGCCTGGACTACGACGAAAAGTACCGCAACCTGCCCTATGTGGGCGTGCTCAAGCCCGAGATCTACACGAAGTAA
- the tilS gene encoding tRNA lysidine(34) synthetase TilS: MKNEKDCRAAVRDFCLQNRLLCPGQPLRLAAAVSGGADSMALLLLLRALQPEFGYTLSACHVNHGLRGAAADRDEAFVRQACGALGVPLRVFHAAELADTVDAPPPHAGEDWARRLRYACFERLCEEGIDAVATAHTANDQAETLLLRLARGTGLHGAAGIRPRRGCYLRPLLCLNRADTEAVCRAAGQTWVTDETNETDAYARNRLRRAALPALRSTNEAATENLARFCEKAAQADAYFAQKAEALLMDARLSDTDPVCWRLEPLAAADAPILETALHRLAAPVRDPEEKYIRLLAQLVQQGSGAVQLTGKVRFCAADGVLRQETQAESAGWDADAAAAFTAALQAGKPARMPLPGGKTLTARVFPADFEEKIQVVHKKDLKNRADYARITTLYAGLVLRTRQPGDVYRPAGRAVHNRLRKWMNEADIPAQQRDTLPLLAAGSEVLWVCGSGFAEGLAPDETTTQILQMEQET; this comes from the coding sequence ATGAAAAACGAGAAAGACTGCCGGGCTGCGGTGCGGGATTTCTGCCTGCAGAACCGGCTTTTGTGTCCGGGGCAGCCGCTGCGGCTGGCGGCGGCGGTTTCCGGCGGGGCCGACAGCATGGCGCTGCTGCTCCTGCTGCGGGCGCTGCAGCCGGAGTTCGGCTACACCCTCTCAGCCTGCCATGTGAACCACGGCCTGCGCGGCGCCGCCGCCGACCGGGACGAAGCCTTTGTGCGGCAGGCCTGCGGGGCACTGGGGGTGCCGCTGCGGGTGTTCCACGCGGCAGAACTGGCCGACACGGTGGATGCGCCGCCGCCCCACGCCGGGGAGGACTGGGCCCGCCGCCTGCGCTATGCCTGCTTTGAACGCCTGTGCGAAGAGGGGATAGATGCCGTGGCAACGGCCCATACTGCAAATGACCAGGCCGAAACGCTGCTGCTGCGGCTGGCCCGGGGCACTGGGCTGCACGGTGCGGCAGGCATCCGGCCCCGGCGCGGGTGTTATCTGCGGCCGCTGCTCTGCCTGAACCGGGCCGACACCGAGGCGGTCTGCCGGGCGGCCGGGCAGACATGGGTCACCGATGAGACGAACGAGACGGACGCCTACGCCCGCAACCGGCTGCGCCGGGCGGCACTGCCTGCTTTGCGGAGCACGAACGAGGCGGCGACGGAAAATCTGGCCCGCTTCTGCGAGAAGGCGGCGCAGGCCGATGCCTACTTTGCCCAAAAGGCCGAAGCGCTGCTGATGGATGCCCGCCTGTCGGACACGGACCCCGTGTGCTGGCGGCTGGAGCCGCTGGCGGCAGCGGATGCGCCCATTCTGGAAACGGCCCTGCACCGTTTGGCGGCCCCGGTGCGGGACCCGGAAGAAAAATATATCCGGCTGTTGGCGCAGCTGGTGCAGCAGGGCAGCGGAGCCGTGCAGCTGACCGGGAAGGTCCGCTTCTGCGCGGCAGATGGGGTGCTCCGGCAGGAAACACAGGCCGAATCCGCCGGCTGGGACGCCGATGCGGCGGCCGCATTTACCGCAGCCCTGCAGGCCGGAAAACCGGCCCGGATGCCTCTGCCGGGGGGCAAAACCCTGACTGCACGGGTGTTCCCGGCGGATTTTGAAGAAAAAATACAAGTCGTTCATAAAAAAGACTTAAAAAATCGGGCGGATTATGCTAGAATAACTACGTTGTATGCTGGTCTTGTTCTGCGCACCCGCCAGCCGGGGGATGTTTACCGCCCCGCCGGGCGAGCGGTGCACAACCGCCTGCGCAAATGGATGAACGAAGCGGACATCCCGGCGCAGCAGCGGGACACGCTGCCGCTGCTGGCAGCAGGCAGCGAGGTGCTTTGGGTGTGCGGCAGCGGCTTTGCCGAGGGCCTTGCACCGGATGAGACCACGACGCAGATCCTGCAGATGGAACAGGAAACTTGA
- the dnaB gene encoding replicative DNA helicase, whose amino-acid sequence MPNERHYNNELNLESVGINQPFNMQAEQSVLGAVLLKPDTLTDLVEIIKPEMFYTRQNAQIWSEMLRLFTNDQTIDFVTLLDAVISDGVFPSADEAKVYLTGLAETVPSISNVKAYAQIVQEKYLVRQLMDVAKDILQDAGDEPDADLLLENAEQRIYEIRSGRDSSALTPLSSSMVETLTNLQKISGPDADKYKGIPTGFRLLDTVLTGLGRGDLIILAARPGMGKTSFALNIATRVAMQQKVPVAIFSLEMTKEQLTNRILSAEAGIDSQAFRTGALRAEDWEYLALATEKLHDAPIYMDDTSGITITEMKAKIRRVNQDPTRPNVGLIVIDYLQLMTTGQRTENRVQEISSITRNLKIMAKEMNVPIIALSQLSRAVEKQGNNSSHRPQLSDLRDSGSIEQDADCVLFLYRDSYYASQNPDGAEVDADTAECIVAKNRHGETSTVPLGWDGAHTRFMDVDFKR is encoded by the coding sequence ATGCCGAACGAACGACATTATAACAACGAACTGAATCTGGAGAGCGTGGGCATCAACCAGCCGTTCAACATGCAGGCGGAGCAGAGCGTGCTGGGCGCGGTGCTGCTCAAGCCCGACACCCTGACCGACCTGGTGGAGATCATCAAGCCGGAAATGTTCTATACCCGGCAGAACGCGCAGATCTGGAGCGAGATGCTGCGGCTGTTCACCAACGACCAGACCATTGACTTTGTGACCCTGCTGGATGCGGTCATCTCGGACGGGGTGTTCCCCAGTGCGGACGAAGCCAAGGTGTACCTGACCGGTCTGGCCGAGACGGTGCCCAGCATCTCCAACGTGAAGGCCTACGCCCAGATCGTGCAGGAAAAGTATCTGGTGCGCCAGCTGATGGACGTGGCCAAGGATATCCTGCAGGACGCCGGGGACGAGCCGGACGCCGACCTGCTGCTGGAAAATGCCGAGCAGCGCATCTACGAGATCCGCTCCGGCCGGGATTCCAGCGCACTGACCCCGCTTTCCTCCAGCATGGTGGAGACCCTGACCAACCTGCAGAAGATCAGCGGCCCGGATGCCGACAAGTACAAGGGCATCCCCACCGGGTTCCGCCTGCTGGACACGGTGCTCACCGGCCTTGGCCGCGGTGACCTGATCATCCTGGCCGCCCGCCCCGGCATGGGCAAGACCAGTTTTGCGCTGAACATCGCCACCCGCGTGGCCATGCAGCAGAAGGTGCCGGTGGCCATCTTCAGCCTGGAAATGACCAAGGAGCAGCTCACCAACCGCATCCTGTCCGCCGAGGCCGGCATCGACAGCCAGGCTTTCCGCACCGGTGCCCTGCGCGCCGAGGACTGGGAGTATCTGGCGCTGGCCACTGAAAAACTCCACGATGCACCGATCTATATGGACGATACCTCCGGCATCACCATCACCGAGATGAAGGCCAAGATCCGCCGGGTGAACCAGGACCCCACCCGCCCCAACGTAGGTCTGATCGTCATCGACTATCTGCAGCTGATGACCACTGGCCAGCGCACCGAGAACCGCGTGCAGGAAATCAGTTCTATCACCCGGAACCTCAAGATCATGGCCAAGGAAATGAACGTGCCCATCATCGCGCTGAGCCAGCTGTCCCGTGCGGTGGAAAAGCAGGGCAACAACTCCAGCCACCGGCCCCAGCTGTCCGACCTGCGTGATTCCGGTTCCATCGAGCAGGACGCTGACTGCGTCCTGTTCCTGTACCGCGATTCCTATTACGCCAGCCAGAACCCGGACGGTGCCGAGGTGGATGCCGACACGGCCGAGTGCATCGTGGCCAAGAACCGCCATGGTGAGACCAGTACCGTGCCGCTGGGCTGGGACGGTGCCCACACTCGCTTCATGGATGTGGATTTCAAGCGCTGA
- the rplI gene encoding 50S ribosomal protein L9, translated as MKVILKQDIKGIGKKDEIHEVSDGYARNYLFPRKLAAVADASAVNVARGKEAAADFHEAENVAAAKALAAKIEGKTVTIKAKGGASGRLHGKVTGKEVAEALAQLSGAPIDKKKIEMETRDIKDAGVFNGKVRLHVGVVASFKIQVEVEQA; from the coding sequence ATGAAAGTGATTCTCAAGCAGGATATCAAGGGCATTGGCAAAAAGGACGAGATCCATGAGGTGTCCGACGGCTACGCCCGCAACTACCTGTTCCCGCGCAAGCTGGCGGCTGTGGCCGATGCCAGCGCTGTGAACGTGGCCCGCGGCAAGGAAGCCGCAGCCGATTTCCACGAAGCTGAGAATGTGGCCGCTGCCAAGGCACTGGCCGCCAAGATCGAAGGCAAGACCGTGACCATCAAGGCCAAGGGCGGTGCCTCCGGCCGTCTGCACGGCAAGGTCACCGGCAAGGAAGTGGCCGAGGCTCTGGCACAGCTGTCCGGTGCTCCCATCGACAAGAAGAAGATCGAGATGGAGACCCGCGACATCAAGGATGCCGGTGTGTTCAACGGCAAGGTGCGCCTGCATGTGGGCGTTGTGGCTTCCTTCAAGATCCAGGTGGAAGTGGAACAGGCCTGA
- the glf gene encoding UDP-galactopyranose mutase, whose translation MKQYDYLIVGAGLYGAVFAHEAKKAGKKCLVIDKRSHIAGNIYTEPVEGINVHRYGAHIFHTNNKTVWQYVNQFAEFNRYTNSPVANYHGEIYNLPFNMNTFNKMWGVVTPAEAKARIEQQKAEAGITDPQNLEEQAISLVGTDIYEKLIKGYTGKQWGRPCTELPAFIIKRLPVRFTYDNNYFNALYQGIPNGGYTAMVENMLEGTEVRLNADYLADREALNALADKVVYTGPVDAYFGYRLGALQYRSVRFETEVLDTDNYQGNAVVNYTDAETPYTRIIEHKHFEFGTQPKTVISREYSAEWNKGDEPYYPVNDAKNGALYAEYKQLADAEPGVIFGGRLGEYKYYDMDKVIEAALDVVQKELA comes from the coding sequence ATGAAACAGTATGATTATCTGATCGTCGGTGCGGGCCTGTATGGTGCCGTGTTTGCCCACGAGGCAAAGAAGGCCGGCAAGAAGTGCCTTGTCATCGACAAGCGCAGCCACATTGCGGGCAACATCTACACCGAGCCGGTGGAGGGCATCAATGTGCACCGCTATGGTGCCCACATCTTCCACACCAACAACAAGACCGTGTGGCAGTATGTGAACCAGTTTGCGGAGTTCAACCGCTACACCAACAGCCCGGTGGCCAACTACCATGGCGAGATCTACAATCTGCCCTTCAACATGAACACCTTCAACAAGATGTGGGGTGTGGTGACCCCCGCCGAGGCAAAGGCCAGGATCGAGCAGCAGAAGGCGGAGGCAGGCATCACCGACCCGCAGAATCTGGAAGAGCAGGCCATCAGTCTGGTGGGCACCGACATCTACGAAAAGCTCATCAAAGGCTACACCGGCAAGCAGTGGGGCCGCCCCTGCACCGAGCTGCCGGCCTTTATCATCAAGCGTCTGCCGGTGCGTTTTACCTACGACAACAACTATTTCAACGCCCTGTATCAGGGCATCCCCAACGGCGGCTACACTGCCATGGTGGAAAACATGCTGGAGGGCACCGAGGTGCGCCTGAATGCGGACTATCTGGCTGACCGTGAGGCGCTGAACGCGCTGGCCGACAAGGTGGTGTACACCGGTCCGGTGGATGCCTACTTTGGCTACCGGCTGGGGGCTTTGCAGTACCGCAGCGTCCGCTTTGAGACCGAGGTGCTGGACACCGACAACTATCAGGGCAACGCCGTGGTGAACTACACCGATGCCGAGACCCCCTACACCCGCATCATCGAGCACAAGCACTTCGAGTTCGGCACCCAGCCCAAAACGGTCATCAGCCGGGAGTACAGCGCCGAGTGGAACAAGGGCGACGAGCCGTACTACCCGGTCAACGACGCCAAGAACGGTGCTCTGTACGCCGAATACAAGCAGCTGGCCGATGCCGAGCCGGGCGTGATCTTCGGCGGCCGCCTGGGCGAATACAAGTACTACGACATGGACAAGGTCATCGAGGCGGCACTCGATGTGGTGCAGAAGGAACTGGCGTAA
- a CDS encoding DHH family phosphoesterase → MKQKPRWTMEMLTAALAVLCALLTLVLLIQRPSIWPVLLALVVAWGICMAAFRYQLRRWLSRWVRGDNFEKSKTKFSLEQLSQPTALLSGETVLWYNEQFRARLLGGQDMLTSRVQKVLPGLDLQQCRTQQGQLLTLADGFWSVHSSTVPGGAECMTLLVLNEETALRKIEAEYKASRPGYLVFLVDGYDDVFGDMLDSERARLLEGINRILEDMIGRGSGFLRRVASGRYIAVVEERQMEQFAKRGYDVLDKIRALDPSVNLSLSIGIGRGAKTLREAQDMAVQALDMAQGRGGDQAAEMTPDGFTFYGGVSHGVEKRSKVRSRIVADQLVKLIKEADHVVIMGHRMSDLDAIGAAEGVLRICKICDVPAVIAVKRDATLAGSLIDALCRAGQKDDFIDPKDALPIISKRTLCVVVDTYQVGLVESKEILEKCGKVAVIDHHRKGVGYIQNPDLVCHEPYSSSASELVTELLQYVGDRDDKPNRVEAEGLLSGILLDTQDFTLHTGVRTFEAAAALRRYGAETERVRQLFDVTMVEYAAKAELVEQARMYKNCAISVGGEIAPEARVAIAQAANDLLRIQGVDASFVAVQVGTGVNISARSLGAVNVQVIMEALGGGGHQTMAAAQLKHITPEAARSRIETAIDNYWASQKKSGAEEK, encoded by the coding sequence ATGAAACAGAAACCGAGATGGACCATGGAGATGCTGACCGCAGCGCTGGCGGTGCTTTGCGCCCTGCTCACGCTGGTCCTGCTGATCCAGCGGCCCAGCATCTGGCCGGTGCTGCTGGCACTGGTGGTGGCGTGGGGCATCTGCATGGCGGCGTTCCGCTACCAACTGCGCCGCTGGCTGTCCCGCTGGGTGCGCGGCGACAACTTTGAAAAATCCAAAACAAAATTCAGTCTGGAGCAGCTCTCACAGCCGACGGCTCTGCTGTCCGGCGAAACGGTGCTGTGGTACAACGAGCAGTTCCGTGCCCGTCTGCTGGGCGGGCAGGATATGCTGACCAGCCGGGTGCAGAAGGTACTGCCCGGGCTGGACCTGCAGCAGTGCCGCACCCAGCAGGGCCAGCTGCTGACGCTGGCGGACGGCTTCTGGAGCGTGCACAGCTCCACGGTGCCCGGCGGGGCCGAGTGCATGACCCTGCTGGTGCTGAACGAGGAGACCGCCCTGCGCAAGATCGAAGCGGAGTACAAGGCCAGCCGCCCGGGCTATCTGGTGTTTCTGGTGGACGGCTATGACGATGTGTTCGGCGACATGCTGGACAGTGAGCGCGCCCGCCTGCTGGAGGGCATCAACCGCATCCTGGAAGATATGATCGGCCGGGGCAGCGGTTTTCTGCGCCGGGTGGCCAGCGGCCGTTACATCGCCGTGGTGGAAGAGCGCCAGATGGAGCAGTTTGCCAAGCGCGGCTATGACGTGCTGGACAAGATCCGTGCTCTGGACCCCAGTGTGAACCTGTCACTGTCCATCGGCATCGGCCGCGGGGCCAAGACCCTGCGGGAAGCCCAGGACATGGCCGTGCAGGCGCTGGACATGGCGCAGGGGCGCGGCGGTGATCAGGCCGCCGAGATGACGCCGGACGGCTTTACCTTTTACGGCGGCGTGAGCCATGGCGTAGAAAAGCGCAGCAAGGTGCGCAGCCGCATCGTGGCCGACCAGCTGGTCAAACTCATCAAGGAAGCGGACCATGTGGTCATCATGGGCCACCGCATGAGCGATCTGGACGCCATTGGTGCCGCCGAGGGCGTATTGCGCATCTGCAAGATCTGCGACGTCCCGGCGGTGATCGCCGTGAAGCGGGACGCCACGCTGGCGGGCAGCCTGATCGACGCGCTGTGCAGGGCGGGCCAGAAGGATGACTTCATCGACCCGAAGGACGCACTGCCCATCATCTCCAAGCGCACCCTGTGCGTGGTGGTGGATACATACCAGGTGGGCCTTGTGGAAAGCAAGGAGATCCTGGAAAAATGCGGCAAGGTGGCTGTCATTGACCACCACCGCAAGGGTGTGGGCTACATCCAGAACCCGGATCTGGTCTGCCACGAGCCCTATTCCTCCTCGGCCAGTGAGCTGGTCACCGAGCTTTTGCAGTATGTGGGCGACCGCGACGACAAGCCCAACCGGGTGGAAGCCGAGGGCCTGCTCTCCGGCATCCTGCTGGACACGCAGGACTTTACCCTGCACACCGGCGTGCGTACCTTTGAAGCCGCTGCGGCCCTGCGCCGTTACGGTGCCGAGACGGAGCGGGTGCGTCAGCTGTTTGACGTGACCATGGTGGAATATGCGGCCAAGGCCGAACTGGTGGAGCAGGCACGGATGTACAAGAACTGCGCCATCTCGGTGGGCGGCGAGATCGCCCCGGAGGCCCGTGTGGCCATCGCGCAGGCCGCCAACGACCTGCTGCGCATCCAGGGCGTGGACGCCAGCTTTGTGGCGGTGCAGGTGGGCACCGGGGTGAACATCTCGGCCCGCAGCCTGGGTGCCGTGAACGTGCAGGTGATCATGGAAGCACTGGGCGGCGGCGGCCACCAGACCATGGCAGCGGCACAGCTCAAGCACATCACCCCGGAGGCGGCCCGCTCCCGCATCGAGACGGCCATTGACAACTACTGGGCATCCCAGAAAAAGAGCGGTGCCGAAGAAAAATGA
- a CDS encoding ribonuclease J, whose product MAQTKEKENTVPAARAKQNAAAAPAAAGEKRPRTTRRPYYNRRPRRPQQPKEAATPIHIYPLGGLGEVGKNMTVYECNGDMIIVDCGLVFPDSEMYGVDMVIPDFTFVVQNKDRIKGLLITHGHEDHIGSIPYLLQKFDLPIYGTRLTCGLIRNKLEEFGLAGKTKFVEITPKQKIKLGCFTVEPIHVNHSIPDAVAFAIDSPAGTIIQTGDFKIDYTPLACGVTDLSTLAEYGQRGVLALLSDSTNAERPGFTATEQKVAAGVRSLFARARNKRIIIATFASNIYRVQQIIDLAVEDGRKVAFSGRSMVNNTAMAQELGYMHIPEGTLIGVDELNQYPPEQVVLITTGSQGEPLSALSRMASCSHRQVRVGPGDFIIISANPIPGNEKSVTKIVNGLLLLGAEVIYESMYDVHVSGHACQEEQKLMLTLTKPKYFLPVHGEYKQLKKHALTAASLGIPTSNILIAENGSNVILSQDEMKLGEPVTAGAVMVDGLGVGDVGNVVLRDRKHLSEDGLVIIVATVDSKTGKVLAGPDLVSRGFVYVRENESLMDGAQSIVENALERCVDEHVRDWNSVKTRVREALSSYIYRRTKRSPMILPILMEV is encoded by the coding sequence ATGGCTCAGACGAAAGAAAAAGAAAACACGGTCCCGGCTGCCCGCGCAAAGCAGAACGCAGCCGCAGCCCCGGCAGCGGCCGGGGAAAAGCGCCCCCGCACCACCCGGCGGCCCTACTACAACCGCCGCCCCCGCCGCCCGCAGCAGCCCAAGGAGGCTGCAACGCCCATCCACATCTACCCGCTGGGCGGTCTGGGCGAAGTGGGCAAGAACATGACCGTGTATGAGTGCAACGGGGACATGATCATCGTAGACTGCGGTCTGGTGTTCCCGGACAGCGAGATGTACGGCGTGGACATGGTGATCCCGGACTTTACCTTTGTGGTGCAGAACAAGGACCGCATCAAGGGCCTGCTCATCACCCACGGCCACGAGGACCACATCGGCAGCATCCCGTATCTGCTGCAGAAGTTCGACCTGCCCATCTACGGCACCCGCCTGACCTGCGGCCTGATCCGGAATAAGCTGGAGGAGTTCGGCCTGGCCGGCAAGACCAAGTTTGTGGAGATCACCCCCAAGCAGAAGATCAAGCTGGGCTGCTTCACCGTGGAGCCCATCCATGTGAACCACTCCATCCCGGATGCCGTGGCCTTTGCCATCGACAGCCCCGCCGGCACCATCATCCAGACTGGCGACTTCAAGATCGACTACACCCCGCTGGCCTGCGGTGTGACCGACCTGTCCACTCTGGCCGAGTATGGCCAGCGCGGTGTGCTGGCACTGCTGAGCGACTCCACCAACGCGGAGCGCCCGGGCTTTACCGCTACCGAACAGAAGGTGGCCGCCGGTGTCCGCAGCCTGTTTGCCCGCGCCCGCAACAAGCGCATCATCATTGCGACCTTTGCGTCCAACATCTACCGCGTGCAGCAGATCATTGATCTGGCCGTGGAGGATGGCCGCAAGGTGGCCTTCAGCGGCCGCAGCATGGTCAACAATACCGCCATGGCACAGGAGCTGGGCTATATGCACATCCCGGAGGGGACGCTGATCGGCGTGGACGAGCTGAACCAGTACCCGCCGGAGCAGGTGGTGCTGATCACCACCGGCAGCCAGGGCGAACCCCTGAGCGCACTGAGCCGCATGGCCTCCTGCAGCCACCGTCAGGTGCGTGTGGGTCCCGGCGACTTCATCATCATCTCTGCCAACCCCATCCCCGGCAACGAAAAGAGCGTGACCAAGATCGTCAATGGTCTGCTGCTGCTGGGTGCGGAGGTCATCTACGAGAGCATGTACGACGTGCATGTGTCCGGCCACGCCTGCCAGGAGGAGCAGAAACTGATGCTCACCCTGACCAAGCCCAAATATTTCCTGCCGGTGCACGGCGAGTACAAGCAGCTCAAGAAGCACGCCCTCACGGCGGCCAGTCTGGGCATCCCCACCAGCAACATCCTGATCGCAGAGAATGGTTCCAACGTCATCCTCAGCCAGGACGAGATGAAGCTGGGCGAGCCGGTCACCGCCGGTGCCGTCATGGTGGACGGCCTGGGCGTGGGCGACGTGGGCAACGTGGTCCTGCGGGACCGCAAGCACCTTTCTGAGGACGGCCTGGTGATCATCGTGGCTACCGTGGACAGCAAGACCGGCAAGGTGCTGGCCGGGCCGGACCTCGTGAGCCGCGGCTTCGTGTATGTGCGCGAGAACGAGAGCCTGATGGACGGTGCCCAGAGCATCGTGGAAAACGCACTGGAACGCTGCGTGGACGAGCATGTGCGCGACTGGAACAGCGTCAAGACCCGCGTGCGGGAGGCGTTGAGCAGCTATATTTACCGGCGCACCAAGCGCAGCCCCATGATCCTGCCCATCCTGATGGAGGTATGA
- the rnhA gene encoding ribonuclease HI, which produces MKQVEVYTDGACSGNPGPGGWGAVLRYRFNGKVYEKELSGGDASTTNNRMELTAFIEALRQLKEPCEVRYCSDSQYVINGLQKGWAKGWKRRGWKKSDGSPALNPDLWAQALEQEARHTITYVWVKGHAGHPENERCDQLAVAQSKAHGGRQGT; this is translated from the coding sequence ATGAAGCAGGTCGAAGTATACACCGACGGTGCCTGCAGCGGCAACCCCGGCCCGGGCGGCTGGGGCGCTGTGCTGCGCTACCGTTTCAACGGCAAAGTTTACGAAAAGGAATTGAGCGGCGGCGACGCCAGCACCACCAACAACCGCATGGAGCTCACTGCTTTCATCGAGGCCCTGCGCCAGCTCAAGGAGCCCTGCGAGGTGCGCTACTGCTCCGACAGCCAATATGTCATCAACGGGCTGCAGAAGGGCTGGGCCAAAGGCTGGAAGCGCCGCGGCTGGAAGAAATCGGACGGCTCTCCTGCCCTGAACCCGGACCTCTGGGCGCAGGCGCTGGAGCAGGAAGCAAGACACACCATCACATACGTCTGGGTCAAGGGCCACGCAGGCCATCCGGAAAACGAACGCTGCGACCAGCTGGCCGTAGCCCAAAGCAAAGCACACGGCGGGAGGCAGGGAACATGA
- the mgsA gene encoding methylglyoxal synthase, with protein sequence MTIALIAHDSKKELMVQFCTAYCRILSQHKLVATGTTGKLIAEATGLQVQRFLAGVQGGDQQIASRIACNEIDLLLFFRDPINAKPSEPNEMTLLRLCDVHNIPMATNIATAEVLIHGLERGDLDWRDIVHPQND encoded by the coding sequence ATGACGATTGCACTGATTGCGCATGACTCCAAAAAGGAGTTGATGGTTCAGTTTTGTACGGCGTACTGCCGCATCCTGAGCCAGCATAAGTTGGTGGCGACCGGCACAACCGGCAAGCTCATCGCCGAAGCGACGGGCCTGCAGGTGCAGCGTTTTCTGGCCGGTGTGCAGGGCGGCGACCAGCAGATCGCGTCCCGCATTGCCTGCAATGAGATCGACCTGCTGTTGTTTTTCCGCGACCCCATCAATGCAAAGCCCAGCGAGCCCAACGAGATGACTCTGCTGCGCCTGTGCGATGTGCACAACATCCCCATGGCCACCAACATCGCCACTGCCGAGGTGCTGATCCACGGCCTGGAGCGCGGCGATCTGGACTGGCGCGACATCGTGCACCCCCAGAACGACTGA